The following are from one region of the Scytonema hofmannii PCC 7110 genome:
- a CDS encoding IS982 family transposase: MNNLIANYERILEVLRKISDETLVPYQRRIPKLKDLELISLALTSEFMGIDSENHLFRHIPETIGCKIERTVYNRRKRRLADGINDLRMKIAHYFNEFEDVFIIDSMPVEVCKLSRSNTSKICKENEYSYPNRGYCASQKMHFYGYKLHAVCSVSGIFQSIDLSPASIHDIHYLKDIREQLSDCTLLGDKGYLSSEIQIDLFNYAHIELQTPKRINQKNYKPQFYLFKKQRKRIETLFSQLCDQFMIRRNYAKTFEGFKTRLLTKITALTVVQFINKVYFNRNINKLKVSII; this comes from the coding sequence ATGAACAACTTAATCGCAAATTACGAAAGAATTTTGGAAGTTTTAAGAAAAATATCAGATGAAACTCTTGTACCTTATCAAAGACGAATTCCTAAACTCAAGGATTTGGAATTGATAAGCTTAGCATTAACTTCCGAATTTATGGGGATTGACAGTGAAAATCATTTATTTCGTCACATTCCAGAAACAATCGGGTGCAAAATAGAAAGAACTGTTTACAATCGCCGAAAACGCAGATTAGCTGATGGAATCAATGATTTACGAATGAAAATAGCGCATTATTTTAATGAGTTTGAAGATGTTTTCATCATTGACAGTATGCCTGTAGAGGTTTGCAAACTTTCCAGAAGCAATACTTCAAAAATCTGTAAAGAGAATGAATACTCTTATCCCAACAGAGGATATTGTGCTTCTCAAAAAATGCATTTTTACGGTTACAAACTCCATGCAGTTTGCTCTGTGAGCGGTATTTTCCAAAGCATAGATTTAAGCCCTGCTTCAATTCATGATATTCATTACTTAAAAGATATCAGGGAACAATTATCTGATTGTACGTTACTTGGAGATAAGGGATATTTATCTTCGGAAATTCAAATTGACTTGTTTAACTATGCTCACATAGAATTACAAACTCCTAAGAGGATTAATCAAAAAAATTATAAACCTCAATTTTATTTATTCAAAAAACAACGAAAGAGGATTGAAACATTATTCTCCCAGCTTTGTGATCAATTTATGATCAGACGTAATTACGCAAAGACTTTTGAGGGATTCAAAACTAGATTATTAACTAAAATAACTGCTCTAACCGTTGTACAATTTATCAACAAAGTATATTTCAACCGAAATATCAATAAATTAAAAGTTAGTATTATTTAA